One segment of Capnocytophaga sp. oral taxon 878 DNA contains the following:
- a CDS encoding PKD domain-containing protein yields MNQKTAIIVGGSLLLILLILGYVFFTPSSKSENLDFYIFDSNNNNHYEVGEPLEFTISDSTMVKNHQIVWKFGNGDMAKGKNSVKYDYKSAGKYLITLEVGKNNKVSKYIKVIPTEQKQALDSIPRLLGPDIGYVGEELVFYAEGPGAKIWYWEFGESGTVDAYEQQTVYAYSEPGTYKVKLSTNTTAFPIFHEIEILPQFEKVNDLITVDSLALAEDDIKKHLQSIANTEVGDRNNFYKQLNYIKQRYICHDLSEVVVVINQNKYNDLYSYCQGLHYLEAKKKQKVNITKVEIDTFNCVKRINVSQTE; encoded by the coding sequence ATGAATCAAAAGACCGCTATTATCGTTGGAGGTTCCCTATTGTTGATTTTACTCATTTTAGGGTATGTTTTCTTCACTCCTTCCTCAAAATCAGAGAATTTGGATTTCTATATCTTTGACTCCAATAACAACAATCACTATGAAGTAGGAGAACCTTTAGAGTTTACCATAAGTGACAGCACTATGGTAAAAAACCATCAGATTGTCTGGAAGTTCGGCAACGGTGATATGGCAAAGGGCAAAAATAGTGTAAAATACGACTATAAATCTGCTGGCAAATACCTCATCACTTTAGAGGTTGGCAAAAACAATAAAGTCTCTAAGTATATCAAGGTTATCCCTACTGAACAAAAACAGGCTTTGGACTCTATTCCTCGCCTTTTAGGTCCTGATATTGGTTATGTAGGGGAAGAACTCGTTTTCTACGCTGAGGGTCCAGGAGCTAAGATTTGGTATTGGGAGTTTGGAGAATCAGGCACGGTAGACGCCTACGAACAGCAAACCGTATATGCTTACTCTGAGCCAGGTACCTATAAAGTAAAACTCTCCACTAACACCACTGCCTTTCCTATCTTTCACGAAATAGAAATTTTGCCCCAATTTGAAAAAGTAAATGACCTTATCACTGTTGATTCATTGGCTTTGGCAGAAGATGATATAAAGAAACACCTACAAAGTATTGCCAACACAGAGGTGGGCGACAGAAATAACTTTTATAAACAACTCAATTATATCAAACAACGCTATATATGCCATGACCTCAGTGAAGTAGTTGTGGTTATCAATCAGAATAAGTACAACGACCTGTATAGTTATTGTCAAGGATTGCACTACCTTGAAGCTAAGAAAAAACAGAAAGTAAATATCACCAAAGTGGAAATAGACACTTTCAACTGTGTAAAGCGGATTAATGTATCACAAACGGAGTAG
- the tssR gene encoding type VI secretion system protein TssR domain-containing protein: MITSEAFSQIAKYQKIEKTGAYNFNYVAPERRWKKDKDVFVVYSDRNDNKAYTNAYFQKKLSSQKLLTPYFVIGRKNGCFELVKADSSKVGKPKGFFSPLMGRKRHFKDAKSVEYIGWIPVQQLLLHHSAFTDFSNNKPIKYKVGVSSPEGLLEKQLYFANDSLWLFKDPTLKGKSKQKIKINETVYAFKYSQNKEAVLISNKPIVRDTISQLIGWVSAKAISPVGQGKVYKLVNDYQHTISSDECDSLSLGKQTVRSNYVYNTSNSLIGHQKTNPLSVPFYVWDHTKGKLINVKGDYFPITEIARMDKERKKINFHFFFDAEDVQRVKPLLNALQNTWLSLSEMKDITPTFSAVCIGKNTSYSLLKTTSFEEWLYFIENPTKTISGTTTQSKTDLAEALLKTLPNYGPNSFESNFYIIVGTNELHKISEQNPLLSKMAQNSAIVLFAQIENNPDGASQNFLLYAKEILSKIGKYRTAHLENYIVDNQLITEDNSLKNIADEQMNIYVYDAPKNSLFNGGLVFPQLYQRLTPAALNTAMDSILVHSKLTQEKLITSLENYKNNLGVIYSEPSVAAKCFLKGDRTKLSQIKKDNINEIFFDRFQTDKNLYLDAGLELTKEEITDLIDNYRSLLPDFNELNSTNKKLLKRLYMQQIRNINRIYNRKVIRRGAPLSELFSRKTSIFVNDAKEFNSYNSNEVNTKKAQKQGFDTFYHKLIDKVNQLEKLFLENKIEKTENNTYFLPNKLLL; the protein is encoded by the coding sequence TTGATCACATCAGAGGCTTTTTCTCAAATTGCTAAATACCAAAAGATAGAAAAGACGGGAGCTTATAATTTCAATTACGTAGCCCCTGAGAGACGCTGGAAAAAAGACAAGGATGTTTTTGTAGTCTACTCTGATAGGAATGATAATAAGGCGTATACCAATGCTTATTTTCAAAAGAAGCTCAGCAGTCAAAAACTACTCACTCCTTACTTTGTAATAGGTCGTAAGAATGGCTGCTTTGAACTTGTCAAGGCTGACTCTTCAAAGGTAGGTAAGCCCAAAGGGTTCTTTTCGCCTCTTATGGGGCGCAAACGCCATTTTAAGGATGCTAAATCTGTGGAATATATCGGTTGGATACCAGTGCAGCAACTCTTATTACACCACTCTGCTTTTACAGATTTTAGCAATAACAAGCCCATTAAATACAAAGTTGGTGTCAGTAGCCCAGAGGGATTACTTGAAAAGCAACTCTATTTTGCAAATGATTCGCTGTGGCTCTTTAAAGACCCTACCCTAAAGGGAAAGAGTAAGCAAAAAATCAAAATAAATGAAACTGTATATGCTTTTAAATACAGTCAAAACAAGGAAGCGGTACTTATCTCCAATAAACCTATAGTAAGAGATACGATCTCTCAACTGATAGGCTGGGTCTCTGCAAAGGCTATTAGCCCTGTAGGACAAGGCAAAGTATACAAACTTGTCAATGACTATCAGCATACCATCTCATCGGATGAGTGTGATTCTCTTTCTTTGGGAAAGCAAACAGTGCGGTCAAATTACGTATATAACACTTCCAACAGCCTTATAGGGCATCAGAAAACGAATCCCCTAAGTGTGCCTTTCTACGTATGGGATCACACCAAGGGTAAACTCATCAATGTAAAAGGAGATTATTTTCCTATTACTGAAATTGCACGAATGGATAAAGAAAGAAAAAAAATAAACTTTCATTTTTTCTTTGATGCAGAAGATGTACAGCGCGTAAAACCACTGCTCAACGCCCTACAAAACACTTGGCTTTCTCTCTCAGAAATGAAGGATATAACTCCTACCTTCTCTGCGGTTTGCATAGGGAAGAACACCTCTTATAGTCTGCTTAAAACCACTTCTTTTGAAGAGTGGCTTTACTTTATTGAAAACCCTACAAAAACTATTAGTGGCACTACTACACAGTCAAAAACAGACCTTGCAGAAGCACTATTAAAGACCTTACCTAACTACGGTCCCAATAGTTTTGAGAGTAACTTTTATATTATTGTGGGCACCAATGAGCTACATAAGATAAGCGAACAAAATCCTCTACTCTCTAAGATGGCGCAAAACTCAGCCATTGTTTTATTTGCTCAGATAGAAAACAACCCTGATGGTGCTTCTCAGAACTTTTTGTTATATGCCAAAGAAATTCTCTCTAAGATTGGCAAATATCGCACAGCACATTTAGAGAACTATATAGTAGATAACCAGCTGATAACAGAGGATAATAGCCTCAAAAACATTGCAGATGAACAGATGAACATCTATGTGTATGATGCCCCTAAAAATAGCTTGTTTAACGGTGGACTTGTCTTTCCTCAACTCTACCAGCGATTAACACCAGCGGCACTCAATACAGCTATGGATTCTATTTTAGTGCATAGCAAACTCACCCAAGAGAAACTTATCACTTCATTGGAGAATTACAAAAATAACTTAGGAGTGATTTACTCTGAACCCTCAGTAGCTGCTAAATGCTTTTTAAAGGGAGATAGAACTAAACTCTCTCAGATTAAGAAAGACAATATCAATGAGATATTCTTTGATCGCTTTCAGACAGATAAAAACCTTTATTTAGACGCAGGTTTAGAACTTACCAAAGAGGAAATCACCGACCTTATTGACAATTACAGAAGTTTGCTACCTGATTTTAACGAGCTTAATAGTACAAACAAAAAGCTACTCAAACGACTTTATATGCAGCAAATACGCAATATCAATCGCATTTACAATCGCAAGGTGATTCGCAGAGGGGCTCCTTTATCAGAACTCTTCTCGCGAAAGACAAGTATCTTTGTAAATGACGCAAAGGAATTTAATAGCTACAATAGTAACGAAGTGAATACTAAAAAAGCACAGAAGCAAGGTTTTGATACTTTCTATCACAAACTCATTGATAAAGTGAATCAACTTGAAAAGCTATTCTTAGAAAATAAGATAGAAAAGACAGAGAATAACACCTATTTCCTACCTAATAAGTTGCTGTTATAG
- a CDS encoding DUF6531 domain-containing protein, whose product MSDTSHSFFDNFSDHLQSTLGQQAQGLSQLKIENAKMNSNKNLSGETKTVANVLDAVDAGVQAFGLVTGAVDGVVESALVTALSGLGLKGMACLPVAIQLSPVLGIDIHFVNIPPSPAPVPMPHPYMGILLRPKDFLSAAILSLIPPPPEAPDVEDPDNPTEAEQQALNLNKAVNLAHTLLTMKLGNLGASVLIGGLPRVVAGTPTINIPHVPMGAGFHAVAAGIQKNKGHAYMGSLNVLADGDPLSGGGAHLHMNCCDVGIPSPHTAGQVAKHKEVPTGIPVYLPTGVINPIPMSKQVLTNPVPIPLNPISFFSGKIKSSFGRLFKKAKKKLSDKLHGIVNKHIQSDKLKDRLHTAICTVTGHPVDVADGTFFTDEEDFFLSGVIPFSWQRIYYSQSDYRGPLGYGWHHSYDMAIVVDEHSLTFRMSDGRPIAFVLPTADHPVLNIAEQMEARCTAEGEYYIWNRKEDLYYYFTKEKYKQQQLLSRIVDNNDFSIDFFYNRSGHLEKIIDSCKRTLRIENDSKGHITKIIAPHPEYQSKPEDNALTVAIYEYDTEGNLIKETNAAGDSMHFEYDNHLLTKEVWRTGLTWHFVYDGNKTGARCVHTWGDKDLYNHRLTFLEGKTIVTNSLGHDTTYYHKGGLVYKQVDAEGGEQHWRYDANNQLIAYTDQLGSTYFYDYDERGNTLRATDPEGGNTQTEYPHPILPLGHLPTKFKDLNGGVWRWKYDKHGNVITRINPEGAITTMEYQEGLLKTITDPLGNTTSLKYDSEHNITEVSDNRGNRSYFEYDKWGRCTAITNPKGVKQERTFDALNRVIRVKDFDGNEIKLAYDPIDNLTYYRDNINEVSYSYKGMWKLGKRTDYRGTMKFDYNTEEQLTAIFNEKRERHYFELDKVGNVIEETNFAEKLRRYKRDLAGRVIEETLPSGKQRAYNYDKVGRVTKVEMVSGMRGSDEELSQFFEYYPSGKLARAVNINSELKFSYNNLGLLTKEYCNGEQITHSYNNLGQRISTESSKGANLQYEHDSFGQLSRMSVEQEGVQWESTHQYDSLGFELERHLPGKIRQTFKYDDIGRLIDQQTLTDYKIRHQRRYTWGVGNRLQQTNDSKFGTTHYNYDLVGHLQHATFGDHTQQWRKSDKTGNLFNTEDRQGIEYGKGNRLKKWHGWTFKYDDDGKLIEKYKGGGGWFSAKEECWQYKWDAFGMLKEVKRPDKQKVTFTYDALGRRLTKHFSRTTTHFLWSGNVPLHEWKETFEFNYSTGLYDLGTEHSPITWIFEAGSFVPCGKITNGKHYSIITDHLGTPIEAYNQEGELIWEREQDLYGNSRQGFAKENFRCPFKYQGQYYDPEIELCYNRFRYYHPETGRYISEDPIRFLSGEANFFAYVSDTNAWLDVLGLIILQQVPYDNHPLSDRVEDFRRKNPDISGGRNVAIAELNNGDIIITHSDKHGHSEKYLLEELEKRNALNDVRHLYTELEPCSGHGMPNCYGKLDDKLPKDQIVMFSYPYPISDKTQENKKARRDNVREKSKKANQYRNS is encoded by the coding sequence ATGTCCGACACCTCACACAGTTTTTTCGATAACTTCAGCGACCACTTGCAATCCACTCTTGGACAGCAGGCGCAGGGGCTTTCCCAGCTGAAGATAGAGAATGCCAAGATGAACTCCAATAAGAACCTTAGTGGAGAGACCAAGACTGTGGCAAATGTGTTGGACGCTGTGGATGCGGGAGTGCAGGCTTTTGGGCTGGTAACAGGAGCAGTGGACGGGGTGGTAGAATCTGCCTTGGTAACTGCCCTTAGCGGTTTAGGACTCAAAGGAATGGCGTGTCTGCCTGTGGCAATACAGCTAAGCCCTGTGCTGGGTATAGACATCCACTTTGTCAATATACCCCCATCACCCGCCCCTGTGCCGATGCCTCATCCCTATATGGGTATCCTCTTGCGTCCTAAGGACTTTCTCTCGGCGGCAATCTTGTCGCTTATTCCTCCCCCACCAGAAGCACCTGATGTTGAAGACCCTGACAACCCCACAGAGGCGGAGCAACAAGCCTTAAACCTCAATAAAGCAGTGAACTTAGCCCATACCCTGCTCACGATGAAGCTGGGCAATCTGGGGGCATCCGTGCTCATCGGAGGGCTACCGCGTGTGGTGGCAGGTACCCCAACGATAAATATCCCTCACGTTCCTATGGGAGCAGGCTTTCACGCTGTGGCAGCAGGCATTCAAAAGAACAAAGGACACGCCTATATGGGTAGCCTCAACGTGCTGGCAGATGGCGACCCGCTCTCGGGTGGCGGTGCACACTTGCATATGAACTGCTGTGATGTAGGCATCCCCTCTCCCCATACCGCTGGACAAGTAGCCAAACACAAGGAAGTACCTACAGGAATTCCTGTGTATTTGCCCACAGGAGTGATTAACCCCATACCAATGAGCAAACAGGTGCTTACCAACCCCGTGCCTATCCCTCTTAACCCTATCTCTTTTTTTAGTGGGAAGATAAAATCCTCTTTTGGGCGTTTGTTTAAGAAAGCAAAGAAAAAACTCTCAGATAAACTTCACGGGATAGTCAATAAGCATATCCAATCTGATAAACTCAAAGACAGACTACATACGGCTATCTGTACCGTTACAGGGCACCCTGTGGACGTGGCAGATGGCACTTTCTTTACTGATGAGGAAGACTTCTTCCTCTCAGGGGTAATTCCCTTCTCGTGGCAGCGTATCTATTACAGCCAAAGCGACTATCGCGGTCCTTTGGGCTATGGCTGGCATCACAGTTATGATATGGCTATCGTGGTAGACGAGCACAGCCTCACTTTTAGAATGAGTGATGGTCGCCCTATTGCCTTTGTGCTGCCCACTGCCGACCACCCTGTGCTTAATATCGCTGAGCAAATGGAAGCGCGTTGCACCGCTGAGGGAGAGTACTATATCTGGAACCGCAAAGAAGACCTATATTACTACTTTACCAAAGAAAAATACAAACAACAACAACTGCTAAGCCGTATTGTAGACAACAACGATTTTAGCATTGACTTCTTCTACAACCGCAGTGGGCATCTTGAAAAGATCATCGATAGCTGCAAGCGTACCCTGCGGATTGAAAACGATAGCAAGGGGCATATCACCAAAATTATCGCCCCTCACCCTGAGTACCAAAGCAAACCAGAAGATAATGCACTGACAGTCGCTATTTATGAGTACGATACTGAGGGCAACCTTATCAAAGAGACCAACGCTGCGGGCGATAGTATGCACTTTGAGTACGACAATCACCTGCTCACCAAAGAGGTATGGCGTACAGGGCTTACGTGGCACTTTGTTTATGATGGTAATAAGACGGGTGCGCGCTGCGTGCATACGTGGGGTGATAAAGACCTCTACAACCACCGCCTGACTTTCTTAGAGGGAAAAACCATCGTTACCAACAGCTTAGGACACGACACCACCTATTATCACAAAGGCGGGCTGGTATACAAGCAGGTAGATGCTGAGGGAGGCGAACAGCATTGGCGTTACGATGCCAACAATCAGCTCATCGCCTATACCGACCAATTAGGCAGTACCTACTTTTACGACTATGACGAGCGCGGCAATACGCTAAGGGCAACCGACCCCGAGGGTGGTAATACCCAAACCGAATACCCGCACCCAATACTGCCATTAGGGCACTTACCTACGAAGTTTAAAGACTTAAACGGAGGGGTATGGCGTTGGAAGTACGACAAGCACGGGAATGTCATTACCCGCATCAATCCCGAGGGGGCTATTACCACAATGGAATACCAAGAGGGACTTTTGAAGACCATCACCGATCCGCTGGGCAATACCACCTCCCTCAAATACGATAGCGAGCACAACATCACAGAGGTGAGCGACAACAGAGGCAACCGCAGTTATTTTGAGTATGATAAATGGGGGCGATGCACCGCTATTACCAACCCCAAAGGAGTGAAGCAAGAGCGAACCTTTGACGCGCTTAATAGGGTCATTCGGGTAAAGGACTTTGACGGCAATGAAATCAAACTCGCTTACGACCCTATTGACAACCTGACCTACTACCGCGACAATATCAACGAGGTAAGCTACAGCTACAAGGGGATGTGGAAGCTCGGCAAGCGTACCGACTACAGAGGTACGATGAAGTTCGACTACAACACTGAAGAACAGCTCACAGCTATCTTCAATGAAAAGAGAGAGCGGCATTACTTTGAACTTGACAAGGTAGGGAATGTTATTGAGGAAACGAACTTTGCTGAAAAGCTAAGACGCTACAAACGCGACCTTGCAGGTAGGGTTATTGAAGAAACGCTGCCCAGTGGCAAACAAAGAGCTTATAACTACGACAAAGTAGGGCGTGTAACCAAAGTGGAGATGGTCTCAGGGATGCGCGGCAGCGATGAGGAGCTATCGCAGTTCTTTGAGTACTACCCCTCAGGAAAACTCGCCCGTGCAGTGAATATCAACAGTGAGCTTAAATTCTCTTACAACAACTTAGGACTGCTCACCAAGGAATACTGCAATGGGGAGCAAATCACCCATAGTTATAACAACTTAGGGCAGCGCATCAGCACTGAGAGTAGCAAGGGAGCGAACTTGCAATACGAGCACGACAGCTTTGGACAGCTCAGCAGGATGAGCGTAGAGCAAGAGGGCGTGCAATGGGAGAGTACCCACCAGTACGACAGCTTAGGTTTTGAGTTGGAACGCCACCTGCCAGGGAAGATACGACAGACCTTTAAGTATGATGATATAGGCAGGCTTATAGACCAACAGACACTCACCGACTACAAGATACGCCACCAACGGCGTTATACTTGGGGCGTGGGCAATCGCCTGCAACAAACTAACGACAGTAAGTTTGGAACTACCCATTACAACTACGACCTTGTGGGACACCTTCAGCACGCTACCTTTGGCGACCACACCCAGCAATGGCGCAAGAGCGATAAGACAGGCAACCTCTTCAATACAGAAGACAGGCAAGGAATAGAATACGGGAAAGGCAATCGCTTAAAGAAATGGCACGGCTGGACGTTTAAATACGATGACGATGGCAAACTTATAGAGAAGTACAAAGGTGGCGGGGGTTGGTTTAGTGCTAAGGAGGAGTGTTGGCAGTATAAGTGGGATGCTTTTGGAATGCTCAAGGAGGTAAAACGTCCTGACAAGCAAAAAGTAACCTTTACCTACGATGCTCTTGGCAGACGCCTTACCAAGCATTTTAGCCGCACCACCACCCACTTTTTGTGGAGTGGCAATGTGCCCTTGCACGAATGGAAAGAAACCTTTGAGTTCAATTATAGCACGGGCTTATATGATTTAGGTACTGAGCACAGTCCCATCACTTGGATTTTTGAAGCAGGCTCTTTTGTGCCTTGTGGAAAAATCACCAACGGCAAACATTACTCCATCATCACCGACCACTTAGGTACCCCCATAGAAGCCTACAACCAAGAAGGCGAACTGATATGGGAACGCGAACAAGACCTCTATGGCAACTCCCGACAAGGTTTTGCAAAAGAAAACTTCAGATGCCCCTTCAAATATCAAGGACAGTATTACGACCCTGAAATAGAACTCTGCTACAACCGATTTAGGTATTATCACCCTGAAACGGGTAGGTATATAAGTGAAGACCCGATAAGATTCTTATCTGGTGAGGCTAACTTCTTTGCTTATGTAAGTGATACCAATGCGTGGTTGGATGTGCTGGGGTTAATAATTTTGCAGCAAGTCCCATATGACAACCATCCTTTATCTGATAGGGTAGAAGATTTTAGAAGAAAAAATCCTGATATTTCAGGAGGAAGAAATGTTGCTATAGCTGAATTAAATAATGGAGATATCATTATAACTCACTCTGATAAACATGGGCATTCTGAAAAATATTTATTAGAGGAATTAGAAAAAAGAAATGCTTTAAATGATGTAAGGCATCTTTATACAGAATTGGAGCCATGTTCTGGTCATGGAATGCCTAATTGTTATGGTAAATTAGATGATAAATTACCTAAAGATCAAATTGTAATGTTTAGTTATCCTTATCCTATATCAGACAAAACTCAAGAGAACAAAAAAGCACGACGTGATAATGTAAGGGAGAAAAGTAAAAAAGCAAATCAATATCGTAACTCATAA
- a CDS encoding RHS repeat domain-containing protein, with translation MPLHEWKETFELNYSTGLYDLGTEHSPTTWIFEAGSFVPCGKITNGKHYSIITDHLGTPIEAYNQEGELIWEREQDLYGNSRQGFAKENFRCPFKYQGQYYDPEIELCYNRFRYYHPETGRYISEDPIGFLSGEPNFFAYVSDTNAWLDVLGLVAPNNNGISAQHGNSAHNAFIDDIVKDLKSDPTVDQSSVRKNQEQVDFNGNKVGSNRPDLQYNDIFGNHYNIEVDTTDNGRLNHSSVIPVNDPNARNTFWLIDMNGNVRQDSSGHGSYSKI, from the coding sequence GTGCCCTTGCACGAATGGAAAGAGACCTTTGAGCTCAATTACAGCACAGGCTTATATGATTTAGGTACTGAGCACAGCCCCACCACTTGGATTTTTGAAGCAGGCTCTTTTGTGCCCTGTGGAAAGATCACCAATGGCAAGCATTACTCCATCATCACCGACCACTTAGGTACGCCCATAGAAGCCTACAACCAAGAAGGTGAGCTGATATGGGAACGCGAACAAGACCTCTACGGCAACTCCCGTCAAGGCTTTGCCAAAGAAAACTTTAGATGTCCGTTCAAGTACCAAGGACAGTATTATGATCCTGAAATAGAACTCTGCTACAATAGGTTTAGGTATTATCACCCTGAAACGGGGAGGTATATAAGTGAAGACCCTATTGGGTTCTTATCTGGGGAGCCGAATTTCTTTGCTTACGTAAGTGATACGAATGCGTGGTTAGATGTGTTGGGGTTGGTAGCACCAAATAATAATGGAATTAGTGCTCAACATGGAAATTCCGCACATAATGCTTTTATAGATGATATAGTAAAAGATCTAAAGTCAGATCCAACGGTAGATCAAAGTTCTGTAAGAAAAAATCAAGAACAAGTAGATTTTAATGGAAATAAAGTTGGTTCTAATAGGCCAGATTTACAATATAATGATATTTTTGGTAATCACTATAATATAGAAGTTGATACAACTGATAATGGGCGGCTTAATCATTCAAGTGTCATACCAGTAAATGATCCCAATGCAAGAAATACTTTTTGGCTTATTGATATGAATGGAAATGTAAGACAAGACTCTTCTGGGCATGGAAGTTATTCAAAAATTTAA